One part of the Arachidicoccus terrestris genome encodes these proteins:
- a CDS encoding glycosyl hydrolase family 28 protein: MIKVRTPGGRWRNLYNYKVPVIKVINGKSQVEDASMASFDFEDSVEVSVQFTKGMVNTARVRPLSKGIKCQIKGNTLYFSLNRPGNLSVEVNGDIFHNLHLFANPIETFAVNKKDSNLIYFGPGLHKLKSGKLLIPSNKTVYVSGGAVIEGQLLVHNAHNVKIMGRGIIDPAVKMGVHIANSKNVTVEGIECTQCATGGSDSIFIKNVKCISYYGWGDGMNVFASSHVFYDNVFCRTSDDCTTVYGTRMGFVGGANDIVMRNSTLWADVAHPILIGTHGNVNNPDTLQNITYENIDILDHNEMQIDYQGCMSIDAGDENLIRNVTFKNIRIEDFRCGQLVNLRVFYNRKYCKAPGRAVENILFKDITYNGSRASTSIINGYDSTRLVKNVVFENLVINGQKISDNMPSKPSWYKTSDFAGFFVGDHTQNIRFK, from the coding sequence GTGATAAAAGTCAGAACGCCTGGCGGTAGGTGGAGAAACCTGTATAATTATAAAGTACCTGTCATAAAGGTTATCAATGGCAAAAGCCAAGTGGAGGATGCTTCTATGGCGAGTTTTGATTTTGAGGACAGCGTTGAAGTGTCGGTTCAATTTACCAAAGGCATGGTCAATACTGCAAGAGTTCGACCATTGAGCAAAGGCATTAAGTGTCAAATTAAAGGCAACACACTCTATTTTAGCCTTAACCGGCCGGGAAATCTTTCAGTAGAAGTAAATGGCGATATTTTTCATAATCTTCACTTATTTGCTAATCCGATAGAAACATTTGCCGTTAATAAAAAAGATTCTAATCTTATTTATTTTGGCCCGGGACTACACAAACTGAAGAGTGGGAAATTACTGATTCCAAGCAATAAAACAGTGTACGTATCGGGCGGTGCAGTGATTGAAGGGCAGTTGCTGGTACATAATGCGCATAACGTAAAAATTATGGGAAGGGGAATTATAGATCCGGCAGTAAAAATGGGCGTGCACATTGCAAATTCCAAGAATGTAACTGTCGAAGGGATTGAATGTACTCAATGCGCGACCGGAGGTTCAGACAGTATCTTTATAAAAAATGTAAAATGTATCAGTTATTATGGTTGGGGAGACGGAATGAATGTATTTGCCAGCAGTCATGTTTTTTATGATAACGTGTTTTGCAGAACTTCTGATGATTGTACAACTGTCTATGGAACGCGTATGGGATTTGTGGGAGGAGCCAATGATATTGTAATGCGAAATTCCACCTTGTGGGCTGATGTGGCGCACCCGATTCTCATTGGGACGCACGGGAATGTGAATAATCCTGACACCTTACAAAATATTACTTACGAGAATATTGATATTCTAGACCACAATGAAATGCAGATTGATTATCAGGGTTGCATGAGTATCGACGCCGGAGATGAAAATCTTATTAGAAATGTAACGTTTAAGAATATCAGGATAGAGGATTTTCGCTGTGGGCAATTGGTTAATTTGCGGGTTTTCTACAATAGGAAATACTGCAAGGCACCCGGAAGGGCCGTTGAAAATATTTTATTTAAGGACATTACTTACAATGGAAGTCGCGCATCAACGTCAATTATCAACGGATATGATAGCACAAGGCTTGTAAAGAATGTAGTTTTTGAAAACTTAGTGATTAATGGGCAGAAGATCTCTGATAATATGCCTTCAAAGCCAAGCTGGTACAAGACTTCGGATTTTGCCGGTTTTTTTGTAGGAGATCACACTCAAAATATCAGATTTAAGTAA
- a CDS encoding LacI family DNA-binding transcriptional regulator, producing MSKRQSIHTIAKEVGLSATTVSLIINGVGKENRISDAAIKRVEDYLEKIDYRPNVLAKALRTGKTNVIGMLVEDISDPFFSAIARGAEVGLEEAGYRIFFMSTKNKLENAKFRLDILKSYNVDGFIIAPTPGLEKEIQKLTKSGKPIVLFDRYSPELQTCNVVVDNRRGAMTGAMELMNSGYRNIAFVTLASKQVQMEDRKKGYIDALGTIHKKERILEVPYNQTTEQNTLAIRDFLIKNNELDGVLFGTNYLAIAGLQAFKDLKLTVGKDIGVVGFDDNTNFALFTPSITAIAQPVNHIARCIVKEMTTALSKDPDWIPTTTILNTTLVKRESSSKL from the coding sequence ATGAGTAAAAGACAATCCATTCATACTATCGCTAAAGAAGTTGGGCTATCCGCAACAACGGTCTCTTTAATTATCAACGGCGTTGGCAAGGAAAATAGAATCAGCGATGCAGCTATCAAACGTGTAGAAGATTACCTGGAAAAGATTGATTATAGACCGAATGTGCTGGCAAAGGCGTTGCGGACAGGTAAGACAAACGTGATCGGTATGCTTGTGGAAGATATTTCTGATCCATTTTTTTCCGCCATTGCCCGTGGAGCTGAGGTTGGACTCGAGGAGGCAGGCTACCGGATCTTTTTTATGAGTACCAAGAATAAGTTGGAGAATGCCAAATTCAGATTGGATATACTTAAAAGTTACAACGTCGATGGCTTTATCATTGCGCCGACACCGGGATTGGAAAAGGAAATTCAAAAACTTACAAAATCTGGAAAACCAATCGTCCTGTTTGATAGATATAGTCCGGAACTTCAAACCTGTAATGTAGTGGTGGATAATCGAAGAGGGGCGATGACGGGAGCAATGGAATTAATGAATTCGGGATATAGAAATATTGCTTTTGTCACCCTGGCTTCAAAACAGGTGCAAATGGAAGACAGAAAAAAGGGATATATTGATGCTTTGGGGACGATTCATAAGAAAGAAAGGATCTTAGAAGTTCCATATAATCAGACAACCGAACAAAATACATTGGCAATCAGGGATTTTTTAATAAAGAATAACGAGCTAGATGGCGTACTTTTCGGCACCAACTATCTGGCTATTGCAGGGCTGCAGGCTTTTAAAGACTTGAAGCTTACAGTAGGCAAAGATATAGGTGTGGTTGGGTTTGATGACAACACTAATTTTGCTTTATTCACGCCGTCAATTACTGCAATCGCACAGCCAGTGAATCATATTGCACGATGTATAGTAAAGGAGATGACTACCGCGCTGTCTAAAGATCCTGATTGGATACCAACGACAACGATTTTAAATACGACTTTAGTAAAACGGGAATCCTCGTCAAAACTTTAA
- a CDS encoding LacI family DNA-binding transcriptional regulator, which produces MIKNNSIHTIANDLGVSPTTISFIINGKARENRISERLVERVEAYLKKIGYQPNLLAQSLRTGKTNVIGMLVEDISDPFFSAVARAVEIELEKSGYSLFLMSSSNKSPNAISILEILSLHGVDGFIIAPVPGLEPQIEKLLLLKKPLVLFDRYFNYIQTCNVISDNRGGVFMGILELYNNSFKNIAFITIESDQIQMQERYNGYLEALKHLKQGYEIVLHIPFAKTHMEMLLIIKNFLQKNRQIDGILFSTNYLAIAGLHALKELKLKVGRDIGIISFDDNFHFGFINPPVTAVSQPITDIADTVVSNLLSALKNNQKCTPKTIMLPTKIIKRASSLKTI; this is translated from the coding sequence ATGATCAAAAATAACTCTATACACACCATTGCAAACGATTTAGGCGTCTCCCCCACCACTATATCTTTCATCATAAATGGAAAAGCACGGGAAAACCGGATTAGTGAACGATTAGTTGAAAGAGTAGAGGCGTATCTAAAAAAAATCGGTTATCAACCAAACCTGCTTGCACAAAGCTTAAGAACCGGTAAAACAAACGTCATAGGCATGCTCGTTGAGGATATTTCAGACCCATTCTTTTCTGCAGTCGCAAGAGCTGTAGAAATTGAATTAGAAAAAAGCGGGTATAGCCTCTTTTTAATGAGTTCAAGCAATAAATCTCCAAATGCGATTTCCATTCTGGAAATTCTATCCCTTCACGGAGTCGATGGATTTATTATTGCACCTGTGCCTGGATTGGAGCCACAAATCGAAAAACTACTATTACTAAAAAAGCCTTTGGTATTATTTGACCGGTATTTCAATTATATCCAGACCTGTAATGTCATCTCTGATAATCGAGGAGGTGTCTTCATGGGCATACTGGAACTCTATAATAACTCATTCAAAAACATTGCATTTATAACCATTGAATCCGATCAGATTCAAATGCAGGAAAGATACAATGGTTATCTGGAGGCGTTAAAGCACTTAAAGCAGGGTTATGAAATCGTTTTACATATCCCTTTCGCAAAAACCCATATGGAAATGTTGCTGATAATCAAGAACTTTCTACAAAAGAATAGACAGATAGACGGCATCCTATTTTCCACCAATTACCTGGCGATAGCGGGACTACATGCGCTTAAAGAACTGAAACTCAAGGTAGGACGCGATATAGGAATCATAAGTTTTGACGATAATTTTCATTTCGGCTTTATAAATCCGCCCGTAACAGCTGTCTCTCAACCGATTACAGATATTGCAGATACGGTTGTAAGCAACTTGTTAAGTGCATTAAAAAATAACCAGAAATGTACCCCTAAAACAATCATGCTGCCCACAAAAATTATCAAACGAGCTTCTTCATTAAAAACAATATAA
- a CDS encoding SusC/RagA family TonB-linked outer membrane protein, producing the protein MKTIKRFQKGRSPINLLIILLLTVCPFSLWAQSRLITGKVIDSSTRDPLPNVTVMIKGSKNGTITDQNGQFSLNASENSTLMFSNVAYQPREVKITNSDVLLVALSNKNDILNDVVVVGYGTQKKATLTGAVEQITSKTFEDRAVTNVGLALQGETPGLVVTRSSPRPGNEGLNFVIRGATSVNGSSPLIIVDGVPVVNYYSFQNLNPDDIESISILKDGSAAIYGSRAANGVILVTTKKGKGKTKIDYNGNFRFNTNGITGYSPSLEQYATVWLEANKEETTPNWWVWSNKENLLKMQQGVEGAYDLFNTDFFIYNANRIDEMFARRYSYQHNLSISGSSDKSDYRLSFGYANNRGNLATAYDGQKQYNARFSYDYKLTDRLKLSSNISLINANTSTPSVGLDNTLYAFDMPFYPAKNPYGEWFATFNGIDGGAIRNAAAVTSDGGRDNKNSLTGRIDLKATYDITKDLSLEGLASLQNERFTEEKWIVPVQLYNWYGNPTGIALNTSGTDNGYYTYAYTSYYQYYSALVHYNKTISEKHHISFVGGLNAEKSNTQWVSANRVGFKDLGVQDISLAETTTQTNDGSKSQNGRYSYLARINYNYAEKYLIELLGRRDGNSRFAKGYKFKNFGGLSAGWVFTQEDFLGNIKDIINFGKIRASYGVSGNEASGLGAFDYLSTVSVGTTVLGNPASQQTSTSLSNNGLVSYTRTWERVKQKDIGIDLEFLNRKLSATFDYFQKDNIGMLTSVNYPAVLGGNAPKTNSGHFSTKGWEAILTWKDFGKNYSYNISVNMSNTNTMVTGVEGADSYGAGKNGIVNGYPYQPWFVYKTNGYFKDQADVDAFYKKYGTSDDLAALPQNNAAVALRPGDTKKVDVAGTGNITSQGNEKSSLIYVGDGTPHYTFGINMGGSYKGFDIQAFFQGQLKQNIMRNGYMAYPFYALYTNQNPAFLDHTWTETDPGAEFPRLTVNPTRAKWNYANNDFMLQNNMYIRLKSLIVGYTLPKSLTERAHLQKVRFYFSGNDLWELVSIKDGFDPEMGEASINSGYPFARTWSFGVNIGF; encoded by the coding sequence ATGAAAACAATAAAACGATTTCAGAAAGGAAGATCTCCAATAAACCTTTTAATCATTTTGTTATTAACTGTTTGCCCTTTTTCATTGTGGGCTCAATCCAGATTAATAACAGGTAAAGTGATAGACTCGTCAACCAGAGACCCACTTCCCAATGTCACTGTTATGATTAAAGGCTCAAAAAACGGTACTATAACAGACCAAAATGGGCAGTTCTCTTTAAATGCATCAGAAAACAGCACGCTGATGTTCAGCAACGTAGCTTACCAGCCGAGGGAAGTTAAAATAACAAACTCAGATGTGCTACTTGTCGCATTGTCCAATAAGAACGACATCCTCAATGATGTCGTTGTCGTGGGTTATGGCACACAAAAAAAGGCAACGCTTACCGGTGCCGTCGAGCAAATCACCTCAAAAACATTTGAGGATCGGGCCGTTACCAATGTCGGACTGGCACTACAAGGAGAAACGCCAGGTTTAGTCGTTACAAGATCCTCCCCCCGCCCGGGCAATGAAGGCCTAAACTTCGTAATAAGAGGTGCTACCTCCGTAAATGGAAGCAGCCCTTTAATAATCGTTGATGGCGTTCCAGTGGTAAACTATTACTCGTTCCAGAATCTGAATCCTGATGATATCGAAAGCATTTCCATTTTAAAAGATGGATCTGCCGCCATATATGGTTCCAGAGCCGCCAATGGAGTTATCCTAGTGACGACAAAAAAAGGAAAAGGAAAAACAAAAATAGATTATAATGGAAACTTTAGATTTAATACTAACGGAATAACAGGATATTCCCCTTCTCTGGAACAATATGCCACCGTTTGGCTTGAAGCTAATAAAGAAGAAACTACTCCAAATTGGTGGGTTTGGAGCAATAAGGAGAATCTTCTAAAAATGCAACAGGGTGTGGAGGGCGCATATGACCTCTTTAACACTGATTTCTTTATATACAATGCAAACAGAATAGATGAAATGTTTGCCAGAAGGTATTCTTATCAACATAATTTAAGCATTTCGGGCAGTAGCGATAAAAGTGATTACAGATTATCCTTTGGCTATGCAAACAACAGAGGCAATCTTGCTACAGCATATGACGGACAAAAGCAGTATAATGCCAGATTCAGCTATGATTATAAGTTGACTGATCGATTAAAGCTATCATCTAATATCAGTTTAATTAATGCCAACACCAGTACGCCATCTGTAGGTTTAGACAACACGTTATACGCGTTTGACATGCCTTTTTACCCAGCTAAAAATCCATATGGTGAATGGTTTGCAACATTTAACGGAATTGATGGAGGCGCAATTAGAAATGCCGCGGCCGTTACCTCAGACGGAGGTAGAGATAATAAAAATTCGTTGACCGGTCGAATAGATCTAAAGGCTACTTATGATATTACAAAAGATCTATCATTAGAAGGCCTTGCGTCTCTGCAGAACGAAAGATTTACAGAAGAAAAATGGATTGTACCCGTCCAATTATATAATTGGTATGGCAATCCAACTGGGATTGCACTTAATACAAGCGGAACAGACAATGGATACTATACATATGCTTATACCAGCTATTATCAATATTACTCTGCGTTAGTGCATTATAACAAAACGATTAGCGAAAAACATCATATTTCCTTTGTTGGCGGTCTCAATGCCGAAAAATCAAACACTCAATGGGTGTCTGCCAATAGAGTAGGTTTTAAAGATTTAGGGGTGCAAGATATTAGCCTTGCCGAAACAACCACTCAAACAAATGACGGTTCCAAATCACAAAACGGAAGGTATTCCTACTTAGCAAGAATCAATTACAATTATGCTGAAAAATATCTGATTGAACTATTAGGTAGAAGAGATGGAAACTCAAGATTTGCGAAGGGCTACAAGTTCAAAAACTTCGGTGGCTTATCTGCCGGATGGGTGTTCACTCAGGAAGACTTCCTGGGGAACATTAAAGACATCATAAACTTCGGTAAGATCAGAGCAAGTTATGGCGTATCTGGTAATGAAGCTTCAGGATTAGGGGCGTTTGACTATTTATCAACGGTTTCGGTTGGAACGACCGTTTTAGGCAACCCTGCCTCTCAACAAACTTCCACCAGTTTAAGCAACAACGGATTGGTAAGCTACACCAGGACCTGGGAAAGAGTCAAACAAAAAGATATCGGTATCGATCTGGAATTTTTAAACCGGAAGCTTTCTGCCACCTTCGATTATTTCCAAAAGGATAACATTGGCATGTTAACCAGTGTAAATTATCCTGCAGTATTAGGAGGGAATGCCCCAAAAACAAATAGTGGCCATTTCAGCACCAAGGGCTGGGAAGCTATTCTCACCTGGAAAGATTTTGGAAAAAACTACAGCTATAATATTAGCGTTAATATGAGTAATACCAATACGATGGTCACGGGTGTAGAAGGCGCCGACAGCTATGGTGCTGGCAAAAATGGCATAGTAAACGGTTACCCTTATCAACCATGGTTCGTATATAAAACTAACGGTTACTTTAAAGACCAGGCAGATGTCGACGCATTTTACAAGAAATACGGCACGAGTGATGATCTAGCTGCCTTGCCACAAAATAACGCAGCTGTCGCATTGCGTCCGGGAGACACCAAAAAGGTAGATGTGGCAGGAACAGGCAATATAACCTCGCAGGGAAACGAAAAGAGTTCTTTGATTTACGTGGGAGATGGAACGCCGCACTACACCTTTGGTATTAACATGGGAGGCTCATATAAAGGATTTGATATTCAGGCTTTCTTCCAGGGACAACTCAAACAAAATATAATGAGAAATGGTTATATGGCTTATCCTTTCTATGCTTTATATACTAACCAAAATCCGGCATTTCTGGATCACACCTGGACAGAAACAGACCCCGGCGCGGAATTTCCACGCCTGACAGTTAATCCAACAAGAGCAAAATGGAATTATGCAAATAATGATTTCATGTTGCAAAACAACATGTATATCAGATTAAAATCATTGATTGTCGGATATACGCTCCCAAAGAGCCTAACAGAAAGAGCCCATCTGCAGAAAGTGAGATTCTATTTCTCGGGCAATGACTTATGGGAATTGGTTAGTATAAAAGATGGTTTTGATCCTGAAATGGGTGAAGCATCCATTAACAGTGGCTACCCCTTTGCAAGAACATGGTCATTCGGTGTCAACATCGGATTCTAA
- a CDS encoding RagB/SusD family nutrient uptake outer membrane protein, with the protein MKKISIIIAGFALLTLGACQKDFIDLNPNAQFTDAVYFKQPSDFKAYTAGLYGQLPGWDFGSMDNNSDLSANANSNGYDLGHGTIALGSTNWSYAGIRSCNILLSKADSYTGTGDISQYVGEAYFFRAFSYYGLLKTFGGVPIDTTVLDVNSPELYAPRNSRYEVVKQILSDLDQAIARLPIEQNIPAADKGRISKWAAEAIKAEVELYEATWEKYVGKALDGDGTTTGAGSAGYDASNINKYLADAVQKCKDIMDNGGYSLWNKNSDPSMGNASSWYLFNLEDAGSNPGGYDKTTNNEFILYHIYDYTYRQSNKNITWTAWQLYPSRKFVDMAVCKDGLPPSKSPEFEGYHSAADEFKNRDLRLVNYLFGTGTPPTTVDLTYGSLGFSGYANSKYAVYGYGTRRTDNTESANWPIIRLAEVYLMYAESLYELNGSITDAQLDESINKLRDRAQVAHLTNKLANDNGLDMKEEIRRERTVELYREGKRFDDLKRWGILEQSLNPSRLGRVVGGKSYATDFRDASGNATSNYVASSYVWGEEAVETPEGELNCVVVDSKANHTVTQRNYLYPIPTSQITLNDKLLQNPGY; encoded by the coding sequence ATGAAAAAAATATCAATAATAATAGCAGGATTTGCATTGTTAACACTAGGGGCCTGTCAAAAAGATTTTATTGACCTTAACCCCAATGCGCAATTTACAGATGCTGTATACTTTAAACAACCCAGCGACTTTAAGGCATATACCGCAGGATTATATGGACAATTGCCAGGTTGGGACTTTGGAAGCATGGACAATAACTCCGATTTATCTGCTAATGCTAATAGCAATGGCTATGACCTCGGTCACGGAACGATTGCGCTCGGAAGTACCAACTGGAGTTATGCCGGCATACGCAGCTGCAATATTCTATTGTCAAAAGCGGACAGCTATACAGGAACTGGAGATATCAGCCAGTACGTTGGAGAAGCCTACTTTTTCAGGGCATTCTCTTATTACGGATTGCTTAAAACCTTTGGAGGCGTTCCCATTGATACAACGGTTTTAGACGTTAATTCACCTGAATTATATGCACCCAGAAACAGTCGATATGAGGTTGTGAAACAAATACTATCTGACTTGGATCAGGCAATAGCAAGGCTTCCAATAGAGCAGAATATCCCTGCGGCAGATAAAGGCAGAATCAGCAAATGGGCTGCTGAAGCGATCAAGGCGGAGGTTGAATTATATGAAGCTACATGGGAAAAATATGTGGGTAAGGCATTAGATGGCGACGGGACAACTACCGGTGCCGGATCTGCGGGGTATGATGCTTCAAACATCAACAAGTACTTAGCGGATGCCGTTCAAAAGTGCAAAGATATTATGGATAATGGGGGTTATTCACTGTGGAATAAAAATTCAGATCCAAGTATGGGCAATGCCAGTAGTTGGTACCTCTTTAACCTGGAGGATGCTGGCAGTAATCCGGGGGGCTATGACAAAACGACGAATAATGAATTTATTCTATATCACATCTACGATTACACATATAGGCAATCCAATAAAAACATTACCTGGACAGCCTGGCAGTTATACCCTAGCAGAAAATTTGTCGATATGGCGGTATGTAAAGACGGATTACCACCTTCAAAATCTCCTGAATTTGAAGGATATCATAGTGCAGCTGACGAGTTTAAAAATCGTGATTTGAGATTAGTTAATTATTTATTCGGGACCGGCACGCCTCCCACAACAGTAGATCTGACATACGGAAGCCTCGGATTCAGCGGTTATGCTAATAGTAAATATGCCGTCTATGGCTATGGTACACGAAGAACTGATAATACAGAATCCGCCAACTGGCCAATTATACGGCTGGCAGAAGTATATCTCATGTATGCCGAATCTCTGTATGAGTTAAATGGATCCATTACAGACGCGCAACTGGACGAATCGATCAATAAATTACGAGACCGCGCCCAAGTAGCGCACTTAACCAACAAATTAGCGAACGATAACGGACTTGATATGAAAGAAGAAATCAGAAGGGAGCGTACCGTGGAATTGTATAGAGAGGGTAAACGCTTCGATGATTTAAAACGTTGGGGAATTCTTGAACAATCACTCAATCCTTCAAGACTGGGTAGAGTTGTAGGAGGTAAAAGTTATGCAACAGATTTCAGAGACGCGAGTGGCAACGCGACATCCAATTACGTTGCCAGTTCATATGTATGGGGAGAAGAAGCAGTTGAAACACCAGAAGGCGAGCTGAACTGCGTTGTTGTAGACAGTAAAGCTAACCATACGGTTACACAACGAAACTACCTATATCCGATACCAACCAGCCAGATTACATTAAATGATAAGCTGTTACAAAACCCTGGCTATTAA
- a CDS encoding DUF4979 domain-containing protein yields the protein MKNIIYNPFLLLSILIVTIICSCQKGPQFRKFNYPPQTPSGISPEIGYPGSYVTINGKGFDTLAGAVKVWFGGVQADSIISCQDNQIVVKVPSGAATGKVSLQIWTNQNDSIGNFTVVPAPTFSTISTTRANAGDIVTITGSHLGTDPGAVKLMIGSTQAEIQSISDNQIKFKVPDAPSGKLVLIYGTFNVPGPDFFIGDIKLAGRLIGHEGSWSNNPATTIKAAVDSNLSTYVDAATASGYVGYDFGKGKGAHITMVRFAPRATYASRMVGGEIRGANDPTLNDAVTLYKIADAPKEGDYTSVNINSFSSYRYVYYYASTGNCDIAEIEFYGQIESNPLPVGQLQYEFDIDGDNEGWTPQQGGTWSVGDGALNVTFTQSTGKKRADLAQTINGSNGNVTVQTGDYPIIAIKFNKPATCNITFDTNLGSVGNGSNKYKTDLEGSDVYYWDLSTQTFGTTMHTNEQIDLKTFQFKIADIPQDDPATGYGVQWIRSFKNVDDLKSFIKQ from the coding sequence ATGAAAAATATAATTTATAATCCCTTTCTATTGTTATCTATACTGATAGTAACAATAATATGCTCTTGTCAAAAGGGGCCACAATTCCGGAAATTTAATTATCCTCCACAAACGCCATCAGGAATAAGTCCTGAAATAGGCTACCCTGGCTCTTATGTAACAATCAATGGCAAAGGGTTTGACACACTTGCCGGAGCAGTAAAGGTCTGGTTCGGCGGCGTCCAGGCAGATAGCATTATCAGCTGCCAGGACAACCAGATCGTTGTAAAAGTTCCGTCTGGAGCAGCTACCGGAAAAGTAAGTCTACAAATATGGACGAATCAAAATGATTCAATTGGCAACTTCACGGTGGTACCTGCTCCTACTTTTAGTACTATCAGTACAACAAGAGCAAACGCCGGAGATATCGTTACCATTACAGGAAGCCATTTAGGCACAGATCCCGGTGCTGTCAAATTAATGATCGGTTCTACACAAGCAGAAATTCAAAGCATATCCGACAATCAAATTAAATTTAAAGTACCTGACGCCCCCTCCGGTAAACTCGTCCTGATATATGGTACATTTAACGTTCCGGGTCCAGATTTCTTCATCGGTGATATAAAACTGGCAGGAAGACTCATTGGCCATGAAGGATCATGGAGCAATAACCCTGCTACGACGATCAAAGCTGCGGTCGATAGTAACCTCTCAACATATGTCGATGCTGCAACAGCCTCCGGCTATGTTGGCTATGACTTTGGCAAAGGTAAAGGTGCCCACATTACAATGGTCCGCTTCGCACCACGTGCCACATATGCTTCCAGAATGGTAGGCGGCGAAATCAGAGGAGCAAATGATCCCACCCTGAATGACGCTGTAACCTTATATAAGATAGCGGACGCACCAAAAGAAGGTGATTATACCAGTGTAAATATCAATTCGTTTTCCTCTTATAGATACGTGTACTATTACGCGTCCACTGGTAACTGTGACATAGCAGAAATTGAGTTTTACGGGCAAATTGAAAGTAATCCGCTACCTGTGGGACAATTACAATATGAATTTGACATTGACGGCGATAATGAAGGTTGGACTCCTCAACAGGGCGGAACCTGGAGTGTTGGAGACGGAGCCCTGAACGTGACCTTTACCCAATCTACGGGTAAAAAAAGAGCAGACTTAGCCCAGACAATTAATGGCAGCAATGGCAATGTAACAGTGCAAACAGGAGACTATCCAATAATTGCCATTAAATTCAATAAGCCAGCGACCTGCAATATCACTTTTGATACAAACCTTGGCTCGGTGGGTAATGGAAGCAATAAATACAAAACTGACTTAGAAGGCAGTGATGTTTATTACTGGGATCTATCCACGCAGACATTTGGGACTACCATGCATACAAATGAACAAATTGACTTAAAAACCTTCCAATTCAAAATAGCTGATATTCCACAGGATGACCCAGCTACCGGATACGGTGTTCAATGGATCAGGTCCTTTAAAAATGTAGATGATCTAAAATCTTTTATCAAGCAATAA